The following are from one region of the Bradyrhizobium septentrionale genome:
- a CDS encoding SET domain-containing protein, which translates to MPTISSNKPYRVGRSRTGLGLFATKPIKKGDKIIRYFGPLLDSKKKDEDAIENKYLFELTNRWTIDGSIRENLARYINHACRPNAESDVRPRKRKVFIRAIKNIEPGDEISYDYGTDYFKAYLKPIGCKCDACEKKRKKKRAEARAERLRLKEKAERKAEKLAAERAKAKEKAAPKVKPNGAKANGKLNGKHLNGHSYLKAAGKKGVASKRGGARALSA; encoded by the coding sequence ATGCCCACGATATCATCCAACAAGCCTTATCGCGTCGGCCGCTCCCGTACCGGCCTCGGCCTTTTCGCCACCAAGCCGATCAAGAAGGGCGACAAGATCATCCGCTATTTCGGGCCGTTGCTCGACTCGAAGAAAAAGGATGAGGACGCGATCGAGAACAAATATCTGTTCGAGCTCACCAATCGCTGGACCATCGACGGCTCGATCCGCGAAAACCTCGCTCGCTACATCAACCACGCCTGCCGGCCGAACGCGGAATCCGACGTCCGCCCACGCAAGCGCAAGGTGTTCATCCGCGCCATCAAGAACATCGAGCCGGGCGACGAGATCAGCTACGATTACGGAACCGACTATTTCAAAGCCTACCTGAAGCCGATCGGCTGCAAGTGCGACGCCTGCGAGAAGAAGCGCAAGAAGAAGCGCGCGGAGGCGAGGGCGGAGCGGCTGCGGCTGAAGGAGAAGGCCGAGCGCAAGGCCGAGAAGCTCGCGGCGGAGAGGGCGAAGGCCAAGGAAAAAGCCGCGCCAAAGGTCAAGCCAAACGGCGCCAAGGCGAACGGCAAGCTGAATGGCAAGCACCTGAACGGCCATTCCTATTTGAAGGCCGCAGGCAAGAAGGGCGTCGCCTCGAAGCGTGGTGGCGCGCGGGCGCTCTCCGCCTGA
- a CDS encoding GFA family protein: MAENKTYTGGCHCGQVRFECTTDMAMVTACNCSICTKKGLHFVFMPPTSFQLRAGAENLKEYLFNRHAIRHQLCVDCGVDVFARGNKPDGTDIVALNVSCIDGIDLSKITMTPVDGRNR, translated from the coding sequence ATGGCGGAGAACAAGACCTATACCGGCGGCTGCCATTGCGGCCAGGTCCGCTTCGAATGCACCACCGACATGGCGATGGTGACCGCCTGCAACTGCTCGATCTGCACCAAGAAGGGCCTGCACTTCGTGTTCATGCCGCCAACGAGCTTCCAGCTTCGCGCCGGCGCCGAGAATTTGAAGGAATATCTGTTCAACCGCCATGCGATCCGCCACCAGCTCTGCGTCGATTGCGGCGTCGACGTGTTCGCACGCGGCAACAAGCCTGACGGCACCGACATCGTGGCGCTCAATGTCAGCTGCATCGACGGCATCGATCTGTCGAAGATCACGATGACGCCGGTGGACGGAAGGAACCGGTAG
- a CDS encoding ArsR/SmtB family transcription factor, translating to MTAAMQLTNVLKTLADPTRRAVFERIAREGEVAATGLVQGSKVSQPAVSQHLRALRDAGLVAERREGRHIHYRVAPKGLGPLIDWLGHYETFWAERFANLEKLLKESE from the coding sequence ATGACCGCCGCCATGCAGCTGACCAATGTGCTCAAGACCCTCGCGGATCCGACGCGGCGGGCGGTGTTCGAGCGGATCGCACGGGAAGGCGAGGTGGCCGCGACCGGGCTGGTGCAGGGCTCAAAGGTGTCGCAGCCGGCGGTGTCGCAGCATCTGCGCGCGCTGCGCGATGCCGGGCTCGTCGCCGAGCGGCGCGAGGGCCGGCATATCCATTATCGCGTCGCGCCGAAGGGGCTCGGCCCGCTGATCGACTGGCTCGGCCACTATGAGACGTTCTGGGCCGAGCGCTTCGCAAATCTGGAGAAATTGCTGAAGGAGAGTGAGTGA
- a CDS encoding IS1182 family transposase yields the protein MSKYFRPWNIDQTLLLPPNVQDFVPKGHVSRFMVDLVRESLDLREIMGSYVSGLGQPPFDPRMMVALLLHSYASGLYSSRRIAKACRERNDFVMIVALDAPDFRTISDFRKRHLKALGALFVQVLKLCETAGLVKLGHVALDGTKIKANASKHKAMSYERMKKREAELKAEVARMLAAAEAADASEDETFGNSDELPDWTVDKQKRLAKIQQAMAALEADAKLAAEEERRIEAEKEQQRQAEGRKKPGKPAALPSEEPNPKAQRNFTDPESRIMKSKDGFVQAYNAQAAVDAHAQIIVAQELTQHGSDQGQLVPLIEAIESNLGRKPRQASADSGYCSEANLEALDTRSIDGYVAPGRAKHPTVANGKVGGPLTQAMRKKIDDGGFETPYRLRKQVVEPVFGQIKQARGFRQFLLRGIEKVRAEWTMICTVHNLLKLFNLANAA from the coding sequence ATGAGCAAGTATTTTCGGCCTTGGAACATCGATCAGACGCTGCTTCTGCCGCCGAATGTGCAGGACTTCGTGCCGAAAGGCCATGTCTCGCGGTTTATGGTTGATCTGGTGCGGGAGAGCCTCGATCTCAGGGAGATCATGGGCAGCTATGTGAGCGGGCTTGGGCAGCCGCCGTTTGATCCGCGGATGATGGTGGCGCTGCTGCTGCATAGCTATGCGAGTGGGCTGTATTCGTCGCGTCGGATTGCCAAGGCCTGCCGGGAGCGGAACGATTTTGTGATGATCGTGGCGCTGGATGCGCCGGATTTTCGGACGATCAGCGACTTTCGCAAGCGACATTTGAAGGCGCTCGGCGCGCTATTCGTGCAGGTTCTGAAGTTGTGCGAGACGGCCGGGCTGGTCAAGCTCGGTCATGTCGCGCTGGATGGTACGAAGATCAAGGCGAACGCGTCGAAACACAAGGCGATGAGTTATGAGCGCATGAAGAAGCGCGAGGCGGAATTGAAGGCCGAGGTCGCTCGCATGCTGGCGGCCGCCGAGGCGGCGGATGCCTCGGAGGATGAGACTTTCGGCAACAGCGACGAACTGCCGGACTGGACCGTCGACAAGCAGAAACGGCTGGCGAAGATCCAGCAAGCGATGGCGGCGCTGGAAGCGGACGCCAAACTGGCGGCGGAGGAAGAGCGCCGCATCGAGGCCGAAAAGGAACAGCAGCGCCAGGCCGAAGGCCGCAAGAAGCCGGGCAAACCGGCGGCGCTGCCATCGGAGGAACCCAATCCCAAGGCGCAACGCAACTTCACCGATCCGGAAAGCCGCATCATGAAGTCGAAGGATGGCTTCGTTCAGGCCTATAATGCCCAGGCGGCCGTCGATGCACATGCCCAGATCATTGTCGCGCAAGAACTGACCCAGCACGGCAGCGATCAGGGCCAGTTGGTGCCCCTGATCGAGGCCATCGAGAGCAATCTTGGCCGCAAGCCGCGGCAGGCCTCAGCGGATTCCGGCTACTGCAGCGAAGCCAATCTCGAAGCGCTCGACACACGCAGCATCGATGGCTATGTCGCGCCCGGACGCGCCAAACACCCGACAGTAGCGAACGGAAAAGTCGGCGGCCCGCTGACACAGGCCATGCGAAAGAAGATCGACGATGGCGGCTTCGAAACACCCTACCGATTGCGAAAGCAAGTGGTGGAGCCGGTGTTCGGGCAGATCAAACAGGCAAGAGGCTTCCGCCAGTTCCTGTTGCGGGGCATCGAGAAAGTGCGCGCCGAGTGGACAATGATCTGCACCGTCCATAACCTCCTCAAGCTGTTCAACCTCGCAAACGCAGCCTGA
- a CDS encoding TetR/AcrR family transcriptional regulator translates to MTRLSKENKAARPAPARTRRVARATADRPARRRANDAPYHHGDLHEALLKAAERVLERDGLGGLTLRAVAREAGVSHAAPTHHFGDLTGLLSELAAIGFRQFGEAMAAANASAATPPEKGMASAKAYVAYAQAHPGMYGLMFRSERLDYSRPSLHESSEASFAGLARGVGASRHEEISRDSLSLEQAAAIASAWSLVHGFTMLLLDGRLSKILNLSPEGTTPETLLIAMLRLASSRPPRP, encoded by the coding sequence ATGACAAGATTATCCAAGGAAAACAAGGCCGCTCGTCCGGCACCGGCGCGCACCCGCAGGGTTGCGCGTGCAACCGCTGACCGGCCGGCGCGGCGCCGGGCCAATGACGCGCCGTATCATCACGGCGATCTGCACGAGGCACTGCTCAAGGCGGCCGAGCGCGTGCTCGAGCGTGACGGGCTGGGCGGGCTGACATTGCGCGCGGTGGCGCGCGAGGCCGGGGTGTCACACGCGGCACCCACGCATCATTTCGGCGATCTCACCGGTTTGCTCAGTGAACTCGCGGCGATCGGTTTCAGGCAGTTCGGCGAAGCAATGGCGGCGGCGAACGCGTCGGCAGCGACGCCGCCGGAGAAGGGAATGGCGAGCGCCAAGGCTTACGTCGCCTATGCGCAGGCGCATCCAGGCATGTATGGGCTGATGTTCCGCAGCGAACGGCTGGATTACTCGCGACCATCGCTGCATGAATCGTCCGAAGCCTCGTTCGCAGGATTGGCCCGCGGCGTCGGTGCCAGCCGGCATGAGGAGATTTCCAGGGATTCGCTTTCGCTGGAGCAGGCTGCCGCGATCGCTTCCGCCTGGTCGCTGGTGCATGGCTTCACCATGCTGCTGCTCGACGGACGGCTCTCCAAGATTCTGAACCTGTCGCCCGAAGGAACGACCCCGGAGACGTTGCTGATCGCGATGCTGCGGTTGGCCTCAAGCCGTCCGCCGCGGCCGTAG
- a CDS encoding fumarate hydratase encodes MNAPTAFPDQQKPVPPYKHTPLFPLGTDTTPYKKVTSEGVRVEKVLGKDMLVVSREALRALSEAAFGEINHYLRPGHLKQLRSILEDKEASDNDKFVAFDFLKNANIAAGGVLPMCQDTGTAIIMGKKGFNVISDGDDEAALSEGARDAYLRRNLRYSQVAPLSMYEEKNTANNMPAQCEIYAEGDDAYKFMFMAKGGGSANKSFLFQATPSVLTKDRLLAFLKEKVLTLGTAACPPYHLAIVIGGTSAELCMKTVKLASARYLDALPTHGSADGNAFRDLEMEQEILKMTQSLGVGAQFGGKYFCHDVRVIRMPRHGASLPIGLGVSCSADRQVLGKITKDGVYLEELEHNPAQYLPAVEQSLGGEVVKIDLNKPMKDILATLSQYPTKTRVSMTGTMIVARDSAHAKLRERLEKGEPLPDYFKNHPVYYAGPAKTPDGYASGAFGPTTAGRMDSFVDQFQAAGGSMVMVAKGNRAVAVREACKKHGGFYLGSIGGAAANLAEHCIKKVEVVEYPELGMEAIWRIEVVDFPAFIIIDDKGNDFFKELNLG; translated from the coding sequence ATGAACGCCCCCACCGCCTTTCCCGACCAGCAGAAGCCCGTTCCGCCCTACAAGCACACCCCGCTGTTCCCGCTTGGTACGGACACCACGCCCTACAAGAAGGTCACGAGCGAGGGCGTCCGGGTCGAGAAGGTCCTGGGCAAGGACATGCTGGTGGTGTCGCGCGAGGCGCTGCGGGCGCTCTCCGAGGCCGCGTTCGGCGAGATCAATCACTATCTGCGGCCGGGCCATCTGAAGCAGCTGCGCTCGATCCTCGAGGACAAGGAAGCCAGCGACAACGACAAGTTCGTCGCCTTCGACTTCCTGAAGAACGCCAACATCGCGGCCGGCGGCGTGCTGCCGATGTGCCAGGACACCGGCACCGCGATCATCATGGGCAAGAAGGGCTTTAACGTCATCAGCGACGGCGACGACGAGGCGGCGCTTTCCGAAGGCGCCCGCGACGCCTATCTGCGCCGCAACCTGCGCTATTCGCAGGTCGCGCCGCTGTCGATGTATGAGGAGAAGAACACCGCCAACAACATGCCGGCGCAGTGCGAGATCTACGCCGAGGGCGATGACGCCTACAAGTTCATGTTCATGGCCAAGGGCGGTGGTTCCGCCAACAAGAGTTTTCTGTTCCAGGCGACGCCCTCGGTGCTGACCAAGGACCGGCTGCTGGCCTTCCTGAAGGAGAAGGTGCTGACGCTCGGCACCGCGGCGTGTCCTCCGTACCACCTTGCGATCGTGATCGGCGGCACCTCCGCCGAGCTCTGCATGAAGACGGTGAAGCTCGCTTCGGCGCGCTATCTCGATGCGCTGCCGACCCACGGCTCGGCCGACGGCAATGCGTTCCGCGATCTCGAGATGGAGCAGGAAATCCTCAAGATGACGCAAAGCTTGGGGGTGGGAGCGCAGTTCGGCGGCAAATATTTCTGCCACGACGTCCGCGTGATCCGTATGCCGCGCCACGGCGCCTCGTTGCCGATCGGGCTTGGCGTGTCCTGCTCGGCGGACCGTCAGGTGCTCGGCAAGATCACCAAGGACGGCGTCTATCTCGAGGAGCTCGAGCACAACCCGGCGCAGTATCTGCCCGCGGTCGAGCAGTCGCTCGGCGGCGAGGTCGTCAAGATCGACCTCAACAAGCCGATGAAGGACATTCTCGCGACGCTGTCGCAATATCCGACCAAGACCCGCGTCTCGATGACCGGCACCATGATCGTGGCGCGCGACTCCGCCCACGCCAAGCTGCGCGAGCGGCTGGAGAAGGGCGAGCCGCTGCCGGATTATTTCAAGAACCACCCGGTCTACTACGCGGGCCCGGCCAAGACCCCCGACGGCTACGCCTCCGGTGCGTTCGGCCCGACCACGGCGGGACGCATGGACTCTTTCGTCGATCAGTTCCAGGCCGCTGGAGGCTCGATGGTGATGGTCGCCAAGGGCAACCGCGCCGTCGCGGTGCGCGAGGCCTGCAAGAAGCACGGCGGCTTCTATCTCGGTTCGATCGGCGGTGCCGCGGCGAACCTCGCCGAGCACTGCATCAAGAAGGTCGAGGTGGTCGAGTATCCCGAGCTCGGCATGGAAGCGATCTGGCGCATCGAAGTGGTCGACTTCCCGGCCTTCATCATCATCGATGACAAGGGCAACGACTTCTTCAAGGAACTGAATCTCGGTTGA
- a CDS encoding DUF3606 domain-containing protein, with product MADNKKKRGGADRALIALSESYEVAYWSKKFKVTPAKLKAAVKKVGHSAKKVEAYFKEQRHKAADRARIAISQPYEVRYWSKKFKVTPARLKTAVAAVGHSSKKVEAYFAAKKKTAKKKKAARKTVKRKKA from the coding sequence ATGGCGGACAACAAGAAGAAGCGGGGCGGCGCAGATCGCGCCCTGATCGCGTTGAGCGAATCCTACGAAGTTGCGTACTGGTCCAAGAAGTTCAAGGTCACGCCGGCCAAGCTCAAAGCCGCCGTCAAGAAGGTCGGGCATTCCGCCAAGAAGGTCGAGGCCTACTTCAAGGAGCAGCGGCACAAGGCTGCCGACCGCGCACGGATCGCGATCAGCCAGCCCTACGAGGTCCGCTACTGGTCGAAGAAGTTCAAGGTGACCCCTGCCCGGCTCAAGACCGCGGTGGCCGCAGTCGGACATTCCTCGAAGAAGGTCGAGGCCTATTTCGCGGCCAAGAAGAAAACCGCGAAGAAAAAGAAAGCTGCAAGGAAGACCGTCAAGCGCAAGAAGGCGTGA
- a CDS encoding RrF2 family transcriptional regulator — translation MRLTSFTDFALRALMRLAGEPDRSFATSEIAAEFGISRNHLAKVVRDLAEAGFITTQRGVGGGFALARPPQAITLGEVVRALEGDSALVECFRDDGGDCVLLPRCRLKARLAAAREAFMRELDGTTLADCTYFPRQPARAS, via the coding sequence ATGCGCCTGACGTCGTTCACGGATTTTGCCCTGCGCGCGCTGATGCGGCTGGCCGGCGAGCCGGACCGGTCGTTCGCCACCAGCGAGATCGCGGCCGAATTCGGCATTTCCCGCAATCACCTCGCCAAGGTGGTGCGCGACCTCGCCGAGGCCGGCTTCATCACCACCCAGCGCGGCGTCGGGGGCGGGTTTGCGCTGGCGCGGCCGCCGCAGGCGATCACCCTCGGCGAGGTGGTGCGCGCGCTGGAGGGCGACAGCGCACTTGTCGAATGCTTCAGGGATGATGGCGGCGATTGCGTGCTGCTGCCGCGCTGCCGGCTGAAGGCGAGGCTTGCGGCGGCGCGCGAGGCCTTCATGCGCGAGCTCGATGGAACCACGCTGGCGGATTGCACCTACTTTCCGCGCCAGCCCGCGAGGGCGTCATGA
- a CDS encoding DUF6522 family protein, whose translation MTGIVFADGTFEVDANVVAEGLGIAVPLLQAEMRSGKITTLSERGVDADAGRHRLTFFLEHRRFRLVIDERGTIVQRSTLDFGDAPLPASARKPGG comes from the coding sequence ATGACAGGAATCGTATTCGCTGACGGCACGTTCGAGGTCGATGCCAACGTCGTCGCCGAGGGGCTTGGCATCGCCGTGCCGTTGCTGCAGGCCGAGATGCGATCCGGAAAGATCACGACGCTGTCGGAACGCGGGGTCGACGCCGATGCGGGCCGGCATCGGCTGACCTTCTTTTTGGAACACCGCCGCTTCCGCCTCGTCATCGACGAGCGCGGCACGATCGTCCAACGCTCAACACTCGATTTCGGCGACGCCCCGCTGCCGGCGTCGGCGCGCAAGCCGGGCGGCTAA
- a CDS encoding DUF429 domain-containing protein produces MRATGLDGFSKGWVAVSIDGDRRTISFHADITDALARPFDRAGIDIPIGMTDDGERACDRLARERLRPHTSRVFTGARRWLWEEFRDPDVANQEALRRGQTRVSRQLWHLGNKIMEVDAFVRADAAHDIREVHPELVFLRLNGGMPLPRKKSEEGDALRCTLLKRSGFRDIDRWLTKARIGSGAKRDDVLDACAVAFAACEPCDSVPEGAPPLDAQNLPMQIWF; encoded by the coding sequence TTGAGGGCGACAGGCCTCGACGGATTTTCCAAGGGCTGGGTTGCCGTCAGCATCGACGGCGACCGGCGCACGATTTCCTTTCACGCCGATATTACGGACGCGCTGGCGCGTCCGTTCGATCGCGCCGGGATCGATATCCCGATCGGCATGACTGATGACGGCGAGCGCGCGTGTGACCGTCTCGCCCGCGAGCGCCTGCGTCCGCATACCTCGCGCGTCTTCACCGGGGCACGGCGCTGGCTGTGGGAGGAGTTTCGCGATCCCGACGTTGCGAACCAGGAGGCGTTGCGGCGCGGCCAGACCCGCGTCTCGCGTCAGCTCTGGCATCTCGGCAACAAGATCATGGAGGTCGACGCGTTCGTGCGCGCCGACGCCGCGCATGACATCCGCGAGGTGCATCCCGAACTGGTGTTCCTGCGGCTGAACGGCGGCATGCCGTTGCCGCGCAAGAAGTCGGAGGAGGGCGATGCACTCCGTTGCACACTGCTCAAGCGCTCGGGCTTTCGCGACATCGATCGCTGGCTCACGAAGGCGCGGATCGGCAGCGGAGCCAAGCGCGACGACGTGCTGGACGCCTGCGCGGTGGCGTTCGCCGCGTGCGAGCCTTGTGACAGCGTTCCCGAAGGAGCACCGCCATTGGATGCGCAAAATCTGCCGATGCAGATCTGGTTCTAG
- a CDS encoding inner membrane-spanning protein YciB, with product MKSVFARLASDFLSTIVFLVVYLATDNVLIATGVAIAGAIAQVVYARVKGQALGYMTWASLALVIVLGSATLLTNDPRFVLAKPAIGHIAIGAIMLKRGWMLRYLPPIVTETIPEYATFAGYAWAVLMFVLAAGTIAIAATGDMKLWAFYVSVVLLGAKIVAFAIQYVAFRFLVGNRLRAAARA from the coding sequence ATGAAGAGCGTATTTGCCAGGCTTGCGAGCGACTTTCTCTCCACCATCGTGTTCCTGGTGGTCTATCTCGCCACCGACAATGTCCTGATCGCTACCGGCGTTGCGATCGCGGGCGCGATTGCACAAGTGGTCTATGCGCGCGTGAAGGGACAAGCGCTCGGCTACATGACCTGGGCAAGCCTCGCGCTGGTGATCGTGCTCGGCAGCGCGACGCTGCTGACCAACGATCCGCGCTTCGTGCTGGCGAAGCCCGCGATCGGCCACATCGCGATCGGCGCGATCATGCTCAAGCGCGGCTGGATGCTGCGCTATCTGCCGCCGATCGTGACCGAGACCATTCCGGAATACGCCACCTTCGCCGGCTATGCCTGGGCTGTGCTGATGTTCGTGCTCGCCGCCGGCACCATCGCGATCGCAGCGACCGGCGACATGAAGTTGTGGGCGTTCTACGTATCGGTGGTGCTGCTCGGCGCCAAGATCGTTGCCTTCGCGATCCAGTATGTCGCCTTCCGCTTCCTGGTCGGAAACCGGCTGCGCGCCGCCGCCCGCGCCTGA
- a CDS encoding SRPBCC family protein produces MAETHAITVEKVLPYAADKIWRTLTTSDLLVKWLMPNDFVAVVGHRFNFRTRPIGGWDGVVHCEVLDYDPPRLLRYSWKGGADTNPEYGSKLDSVVTWTLTPVEGGTQVRMVHDGFVFPGNRYAFDMMSPGWGKIVDAIGRVAAEA; encoded by the coding sequence ATGGCTGAGACGCACGCGATCACGGTCGAGAAGGTGCTGCCTTACGCCGCCGACAAGATCTGGCGTACCCTGACCACGAGCGACTTGCTGGTGAAATGGCTGATGCCGAACGATTTCGTTGCCGTGGTCGGACACCGGTTCAATTTCCGCACCAGGCCGATCGGCGGCTGGGACGGCGTCGTGCATTGCGAGGTGCTGGATTACGATCCGCCGCGCCTGCTGCGCTATTCCTGGAAGGGCGGCGCCGACACCAATCCCGAATACGGCTCGAAGCTCGACTCGGTCGTCACCTGGACGCTGACGCCGGTCGAGGGCGGCACGCAGGTCCGCATGGTGCATGACGGTTTCGTGTTCCCCGGCAACCGCTACGCCTTCGACATGATGAGCCCGGGCTGGGGCAAGATCGTCGATGCGATCGGACGCGTCGCCGCCGAAGCCTGA
- a CDS encoding glutathione S-transferase — protein MHYQLYYWPMIQGRGEYVRLALEDADAGYTDVARGKGGTGAMMKMMDAHKGTPPFAPPFLKAGSLVIGQTANILLYLGARHGLAPKAEGGKLWLHQLQLTITDFVLEIHDTHHPLGPSLYYEDQKAPAKKRTEEFWASRVPKYLGYFEDLVQANGGAFVTGRRVTYVDLSLFQIVEGLRYAFPKRMAAFEKKVPRLIALRDRVAERPNIKAYLASERRIPFNEEGIFRRYKALDL, from the coding sequence ATGCACTATCAGCTTTACTACTGGCCGATGATCCAGGGCCGCGGCGAATATGTCCGCCTCGCGCTCGAGGATGCGGACGCCGGTTACACCGACGTCGCGCGCGGCAAGGGCGGCACGGGCGCCATGATGAAGATGATGGACGCGCACAAGGGCACGCCGCCGTTTGCGCCGCCGTTCCTCAAGGCCGGCAGCCTCGTGATCGGGCAGACCGCGAACATCCTGCTCTATCTCGGCGCGCGCCACGGCCTCGCCCCGAAAGCGGAAGGTGGCAAGCTCTGGCTGCATCAGCTGCAGCTGACGATTACGGACTTCGTGCTGGAGATCCACGACACCCATCATCCGCTCGGCCCGTCGCTGTATTACGAGGACCAGAAGGCGCCGGCGAAAAAGCGCACGGAAGAATTCTGGGCGTCGCGGGTGCCAAAATATCTCGGCTATTTCGAGGACCTCGTGCAGGCGAACGGCGGCGCCTTCGTCACCGGTCGCCGGGTGACCTACGTTGACCTGTCGCTGTTCCAGATCGTGGAAGGCCTGCGCTACGCGTTTCCGAAGCGGATGGCGGCGTTCGAAAAGAAGGTCCCGCGCCTGATCGCGCTGCGCGATCGCGTCGCCGAGCGGCCGAACATCAAGGCGTATCTGGCCAGCGAGCGGCGGATTCCATTCAACGAGGAGGGGATCTTCCGGCGCTACAAGGCGCTGGATTTGTAG
- a CDS encoding Kazal-type serine protease inhibitor family protein: protein MKTALFVWFAALALLMAVPIDANAARLGKTCGGIAGLQCGTGKFCQFKPGTCGRFDQTGTCAFRPTICNKIFRPVCGCDGKTYGNDCERRAAGASKARDGKCAS from the coding sequence ATGAAGACAGCGCTTTTCGTCTGGTTCGCGGCGCTGGCCTTGTTGATGGCGGTTCCGATTGACGCCAATGCAGCCCGCCTCGGCAAGACGTGCGGCGGCATCGCCGGCCTGCAATGCGGCACCGGCAAGTTCTGCCAGTTCAAGCCAGGGACCTGCGGCCGCTTCGACCAGACCGGCACCTGCGCCTTCCGCCCGACGATCTGCAACAAGATTTTCCGGCCGGTCTGCGGCTGCGACGGCAAGACCTACGGCAATGATTGCGAACGCCGGGCCGCCGGGGCGTCCAAGGCGCGGGATGGGAAGTGCGCGTCCTAA
- a CDS encoding methyltransferase family protein, whose product MIAKLLLQNTFFVIAMAALLFAFAGTLHWPGAWAYLIASALIGPACGLWLARVDPGLLAERMRLTAREGQPTEDKRFMLVFVVVAVLWFVAMGLDRRFGGANAGAPLIVLGLVLYLVSTVLILWVFRANSFAAPVVKVQTERHHQVISTGPYALVRHPMYTSVMLFFIGVPLMLGSWWGLAFVPVFFVMFAIRTGIEERTLVAGLSGYADYAARVRYRLVPGLW is encoded by the coding sequence ATGATCGCAAAGCTCCTCCTGCAGAACACTTTCTTCGTCATCGCCATGGCCGCGCTGCTGTTTGCCTTCGCCGGCACGCTGCACTGGCCCGGCGCGTGGGCCTATCTGATCGCCTCGGCGCTGATCGGGCCCGCCTGCGGGCTGTGGCTCGCCAGGGTCGATCCCGGACTGCTGGCCGAGCGCATGCGTCTCACCGCGCGTGAGGGCCAGCCCACCGAGGACAAGCGCTTCATGCTGGTGTTCGTCGTCGTCGCGGTGCTGTGGTTCGTCGCGATGGGGCTCGACCGGCGCTTTGGCGGCGCCAATGCCGGCGCGCCGCTGATCGTGCTCGGCCTTGTGCTGTATCTGGTCTCGACCGTGCTGATCCTGTGGGTGTTCCGCGCCAATTCGTTCGCCGCACCGGTCGTGAAGGTGCAGACCGAGCGCCACCATCAGGTGATCTCGACCGGCCCCTACGCGTTGGTCCGCCATCCGATGTATACGAGCGTGATGCTGTTCTTCATCGGCGTGCCGCTGATGCTCGGCTCCTGGTGGGGTCTTGCCTTCGTGCCGGTGTTCTTCGTGATGTTTGCGATCCGCACAGGGATCGAGGAGCGCACGCTGGTGGCGGGTTTGTCAGGCTATGCCGATTATGCGGCACGGGTGCGCTATCGCCTTGTGCCCGGGCTGTGGTGA